Proteins from one Brevibacillus humidisoli genomic window:
- a CDS encoding LacI family DNA-binding transcriptional regulator, which translates to MATIRDVAKLAGVSVATVSRVLNKNGYVNSETEQKVRKAMQQLQYEPNAVARGLAGKRTGTIGLILPDISNPFFPELARGVEDVAQRSGFTVILCNSDDQGPKEKLYIEVLKKKYIDGIIFASNTLVQEDIEQMKRDNLPLVVLDRASSHEAYSVVRSKNFEGAKMAVKHLLEIGCSKVAHLYGPQELITAKDRLRGYEDVAKHFGWFSPSLMIPGYFRIDGGMAAVEELLSRHPDVDGIFAGNDLMALGALKGLKRRGIKVPEQIAICGFDGISLTEIAEPELTTVAQPIYEMGELAASILIQKIETAAAVSELFELDVKLIQRDSTQKKVMR; encoded by the coding sequence ATGGCAACTATTCGAGACGTGGCCAAACTGGCCGGAGTTTCTGTTGCAACCGTTTCCAGAGTGTTGAACAAGAACGGCTATGTGAACAGCGAGACGGAACAAAAAGTACGAAAGGCGATGCAGCAGCTGCAGTATGAGCCAAATGCAGTGGCCAGGGGATTGGCTGGCAAACGGACGGGGACAATCGGTTTGATTCTGCCGGACATCTCCAACCCGTTTTTTCCGGAATTGGCGAGAGGCGTTGAGGACGTTGCACAGCGGAGCGGGTTTACCGTAATATTGTGCAACTCCGATGATCAGGGGCCAAAGGAGAAGCTGTACATTGAGGTACTGAAGAAAAAGTACATCGACGGCATCATCTTTGCATCCAATACATTGGTGCAGGAAGATATCGAGCAGATGAAACGAGACAACCTTCCATTGGTTGTTCTGGACCGCGCCTCGTCCCATGAGGCATACAGCGTTGTGCGTTCCAAAAACTTTGAAGGGGCGAAAATGGCTGTGAAGCATCTGCTGGAGATCGGCTGCAGCAAAGTGGCCCACCTCTACGGTCCACAAGAGCTGATTACTGCAAAAGACCGCCTGCGCGGCTACGAGGATGTGGCCAAGCATTTTGGCTGGTTTTCTCCCAGCCTGATGATCCCCGGATACTTTCGCATAGATGGAGGGATGGCGGCTGTAGAAGAGTTGCTGAGCAGACATCCTGATGTAGACGGAATCTTCGCCGGCAATGACTTGATGGCATTGGGAGCCTTAAAAGGCTTAAAGCGAAGAGGGATCAAGGTCCCGGAGCAAATCGCAATATGCGGCTTTGACGGCATTTCGCTGACCGAAATTGCTGAACCCGAACTAACCACGGTGGCACAGCCGATCTACGAGATGGGAGAGTTGGCTGCATCCATCCTGATCCAGAAAATTGAGACGGCTGCAGCTGTTTCGGAACTGTTTGAATTGGATGTGAAGTTAATCCAGAGAGACTCGACACAGAAGAAGGTGATGAGATGA